Sequence from the Microplitis demolitor isolate Queensland-Clemson2020A chromosome 2, iyMicDemo2.1a, whole genome shotgun sequence genome:
attacctccAGTAACAACATTTATTCGACTAATTTTAGCCGTAATATCAGCAGTCAAAACCGCGTATTGTTGTTCGTAATTATCAATGAGGGTCGCCAttatcttatttaaataaactaaatatcacaaaaaaaattaacacttaacttacaatatatataatatataaacatataaatattacaatactACGTCCTTGTCCTCTATGTaaacatcaatatatttaaacgTCAATAATCTAATTCTGTTTTACCCACCAGCGCTGCGGTCGCCAAACAGAACACGTGGACATGACActtaaaacataaaaagtaaaatatttttccaaagcctctattcaaatttaaaatttaaaatattttttctgaccgccattttgtcgtttaaaaaaaaaattcaaattttctaacatTCGCATCATTTTcggtttttttcttaattctgTTGCAAGTCGGCTCGACAAGATGGCGCTGGTGACTGACAAGAAGACACGTCAGAGAGAATCGACCAATAAGAGAGCTCGGATATGTTAAAGTGACCAATAGAAGGTTAACATGTTACGTAGATGGTGTTATTTTGTTAAACCGCACTTGCGTTTTGAAAGTAAAACGTGTAGAATATACctgtatatacaaatataaaaaggTATAGGTATAGTattgtacacatatatacatagaaatatatgtatatagtaaaaatgaaGATGGCTGCAGAGGTGAGGTGGCcagtgttattttatttattaattattataaattatgtaagTGCGAGTGATGTgcatagaaaatttgaatataaatattcctTCAAACCGCCTTATTTAGCGCAAAAAGATGGAACTGTACCATTCTGGAATTATGGAGGAAGTAAGTAATTAAGTTTATTTCGACATAAccaatttttgttaattaacttcACACCTTACACGTATtctgtttatttactttattttattcatttttttttgttgctgcTCGTTTAAATGAAGGATAGATTTTGTGGTTATTCTTTAACATAACGAACTATGGGTTTTAATTTATGGTTTTTAAGGTGTTTGGTACCGTATGTTAAGGCATGAccacatattttttaagttattaccttattattattatttatgataacttttattgatggatatttttttttttagatgttaTCGCTAGCTCGGATAAGGTTAGGCTAGCTCCATCACTACGGAGTCAAAAAGgtatgatatattttaattatttttaaactttttattttaataaaatatgttttttttttcaagaacaCAGCTTTTAGTCATATTTTccatgtaaattttatttctgtcaTGATAAACTCTGACACgacattaattaatgaaagtacATGGAAAAAAGTAGTGGGAAAATAACAGTTTCAAATATCAGCAGTCCCTTCACTTTAGaactaaaaattacatttctgAGACCCAGTAATCATTAGATTAAAATAAAGCGTTTAAGGTCATTAACTTATCAACCATAGAAAAGTTGCGTTCAACTGAAAACACATTAAAAACCCTATaatttgacatttattattgtaattattttattacaaagtaGTTGCAATTATTAGAGTGTAAACTACTGAGAAAAAAGTACCCATacggaaaatatatatatccgaGAATATATGCCGGCAAAATagcatatatatgaaaatgcAAAATATATAAGCCggatatatactattttgccgggatatatattttttcgtgtgGGTATTTCTTGGtccaagaaaatattttctcgcccaaagaaaacttttgttttgaatttatgatttttttgcaaaaaaaaaaccccatggggcaactaaaaattttcttgccaagaaatcatttttttttttttttttttttttttttggtgtattctactctctaaatctgaaacagtaTCTATTCACTGTTTCACAGTTATAAGTATACCAAGTGGTATACTTTTAGCTgtaaaatattgcatttacaCTGTTTTTCAGTGGTTTTCACTCTTTCAAATTTCGAGAGTACACAGAATTCtctgaattataaattaaaaataaaaattttcttggaacaagaaattttgtctattccttataaaattttcgtctttgtttcatgataaaaaattttttttgcgccaaaaattatttttttttctgtactttaaatttttcatacgaAGGCTCTGTTTTTCcactaaaaactttaattttccTACTGCTTTCTATTccgcttattttttttttagtattaatttacttgataattttatatttattattattttttactaaaaacaaaaagttatttcagccgggaaaaaaatttcaaactaaaaaaatagtagaattTTTTCCGACCGAAAAACGACAGACAAAGGGTTTGGGGAGTGAACATAAGGCCGAAATTTGGCGGATAATGGgacctaaaaaaaaacgaagacAAAATCAAATTATCGGCTAATTTTCGGcctgtttattaaaaataataaaatttcggtGTGATTTCGGGCtcttttaatgaaatttaacttttgGTAGCggctaacaaaaaataatcggtagcggctaccaaaaaataatcggtagcggctaccaaaaaataatcggtagcggctactaaaaaattataatttattcaaatgtttgaattaattttaactaaatttttaaacaggggCAATATGGACAAAACAACCAACAGATTTTGAATGGTGGGAagtagatttaaaattcaatataaatggACGCGGTAGAATTGGAGCTGATGGTCTCGCATTTTGGTACACAACCCAAACAGGAAATTACGATGGCCCAGTATTTGGAAGCTCCGATATGTGGAATGGTCTCGGTGTATTTTTCGATTCATTTGATAACGATAATAAACATAACAACCCGTACATTATGGCGATTGTTAATGACGGAACTAAAGTTTTCGATCATGCCAAGTAAGTTTACCTAATTAGTTCTATTAACtgattaattaactaatcaactaattattttccaaattcaGCGACGGAACAACTCAGATGGCTGCTGGTTGCTTAAGAGATTttcgtaataaattatttccaacCCAGGCTAGAATTGAATACTACAAAAATACATTGACGGTATGTTttgattaatcaattaattagttcattaatcaattaattactcatatatttattgcagCTGATGTTCCACAATGGAATGACCAGCAGCCCAGACGAATTTGAACTCTGTTTCCgcgttgaaaatattttcttgccTAAAAACGGTTACTTCGGAGTATCAGCAGCCACTGGAGGGCTGGCTGATGATCACGACGTGATGCATTTCTTGACCACATCGTTGTCCCCACCTGGACAGATACAACTCGACCAAAGTAGAACAGTGACCTCTGAAGAACAGGCGAAAATCAGCCAAGAATATCAGGATTACCAGAAAAAATTGGACCAACAAAAAGAGGACTATCGCAAGTACGTTTTCATCGACTTATGTTATATTCTATTATTACTTTCTCTTAGAAAATAATTGCAGTTTCTCCGCAAAAACGATATCCCTACAATATACTGCTGCAACTTGATGCCAAGTTGAGTACAAAAGTTGACGGCAACTAAACgtcaactttctgagaaaattgaaagcaAAAGCTTGAATTCTACAAGTTGATGgagttgccttcaattttcccagaaagttggcggcaaCTTGATGTCAACAAAGACTGAAATTATCATCAAGTTGATGACAACAAAttgacacaattttttttatcagaaagtCTGGCTTCCCCTATCAGGGAATCGAACTTGAATGCAATGTTGATAGCAACTTGATGCAAAATGTGTGGTCAACAAATTAATGACAAATTTTTACTGTGTCTTGGCGCGTTGCAGCAGTAGATTATCGTCGACTGTCGGAAAGTTTGAGCTAGATTCTAGCTGTCAAGCGTGAAGTTACTGTAAAATTGTCGTCAATTCGATCGcaattttctgagaaaaaaCTCGCAGAGTCACTGatgctaattattaatttattttttttagagagcATCCAGATGAGCCTCGTCGTGATAAGGAAGATTTTGATGACTGGTTTGAATCCGACAGCCAGCGAGAGTTGAGACAAATTTTTACTGGTCAAAGTCAGATGTTTGAAGTCCTCCGTGAATTGCATAAAAAATTGGATGAAACGATCGGGAAACAAGAGCGTACACTTTCATTGATATCGCAATTACAAGTTGGTGGTGTCCAAACAGCCGGTGGTGCAGGACAACCAGTCCAACTTATTGACACGATCCGCCGACAAGAGGTCGACGCAGTCCTCAGTAATCAGAACATTATAATGAACACCGCCCgtgaaataaaacaattcgTTGGAGAAGTCAGTTCTAAAGCCGAAACAATTTTATCGAACCAAGCACGCGCACCTACAGCACAAGTCCAGCCTATTGGGTACGATTACCAATCTTTAATATCGGAAATGCGGGACGGACTGAACCAAGTTAAGCGAGACGTAGCACAAACTTACAACAGATTAAATGCAGCACCTGCTGCTTCATGTCCTACTGGAAACTGTCTCACGACAactatctttattatttttattgtaatacaattaattattcttattggGTACAACATGTACAGAGATAGCAAAGAAGCGCAagctaaaaaattctattaaaagaaattttttttaatagcaaaattaattacttaataaaaacaaaattaaaaaatcaattatcttaattttttttttttttttttcaattggttacttaaaattattatatttatttgtggaATTCGggtctatatttttaaaaatatttttatttttatcgaacggccaaaatataatttttaattattttttaaatggaaaaatttgaaatattttttgaattaaatttattgaactcGAGTTTATTAATAcgatagtaaataaatttgtgatTCCATGTTAtgaatgatatatttataaatttattatttatgagatgaatttataaatatgatagtaataatattaataatgataataaaaataataataataataataataataataataaccgtTAATAATATGCAGACTACatgttaacattttttgatgtacataaatcattattcattttttaaataactggaaaaaatagtcatatatgatcacatataatcagatatgaatcatatataattatgtgattaattaaagtcatatctgtaaatatataattacgtAAAATAACATCTAAGATAAAGactatgatcatatatggtcagatatgatcatatatgatcagacaTGATCATATAGATCCATATATGATGTGATATTGTACGGCATGGACATATGCatggttaaatattttataatcctATCAAATGTGATCATATCTACGGtgatatatgatcttatatgatcatatgtggTCGAATACtatcatatatggtcagaTATGAACATATAGGAGCATATATGATGTTATATTGTACGATCTGATCACATACATggctaaatattttaaaatctaatcctATACGATTGGATATACATtcagatataatcatatgGGACTGAAatagtcatatatgattatatatgtgATCAGATATTGTATCATTTAGTCATGTATGATCAGCCATTATCGTATAGAATCGAACATGATCATATAGGATCAGATATAACCTTATGTAACAAAATACgatcatatatggtcagaTATGAACATATaggatcatatatgatattatattGTAAGATATGGTCAAATACatagttaaaaaatgtataatctgatcatatataattggaGATACagtcagatataattatatgggATTGAaagttatatatgattatatatgtcaTCAGATATTGCATCATttagtcatatatgatcagtcATGATCGTATAAAATTAGACatgattataaaaagttatatatgaCCTTACGTAACAAAATACGGTCATATATGCCGttagttattttatcatcctatcatatataatcatatttgTTCATATATGAACGCAAAGATCAGATAAgatctttttttaatctccacatatatgataatatctgaatattttttcaggtgataaaaaaatgaaaaaatggtatgtatgttcatatatgaccTTATATGAGCATATACGATGTTGCATGCTTATATAGAGTAATATATGAgcttatatgatcatatataacttTGGTTGTATCTAATAATATCtgagtatattatatataaccatatatattttatacataacaatatatgatcatatgtgaGTATTTTTTCCGactgaacaaaataaaaaattataaacctCCATAATTCTATCGATAACACTTAcgtggattttttattaataaaaaaaaaaaaaaactgcaacAATATTAAGACTTTTTCAATACCACTCAAATTTttctccatttttttatttttttttaactgaaacaACGCACAAAGTGGagattactattaattttcttattgttaaaataaatttttgttactcATTCCTAATTATATCGTaactttaattgaaattttttacacttgtACACGATTGAGATGGATGTGAATGTTGACCTTTCGTTACTCGCGCTATGAGCGTGACGGCACTTTTTTGACTAAAATTGCAATAAAAGTTACTGTATGGGTATTTGTGACTTTATACTTAACCGATTCTTtctttgaaatatatattttcattaaatatgtgttttattaataaaaatacaattcaaatataaaagaagtatatttatcaataaaaaaaatgtgaaaaagcGGCACAGTGCTCGCCGCGCGATGAAAATCGTCGGGGGAGTAGACGCGAGTAACGAAAagtaaatcttaaaaaatatatcatgggtatgtaataaataaacaaatgtcaaaataattatagtggacaattatttaaattttatatcgtccatgttataaatttttttaaatataagtaaataaaaaattagtaaaatgaATTACTCCTTATTGCATTTATaagagtttataaaaaaaattgtatatgtataagaataaatatatatgaaataatatattttagttgaatttttgaattgaaatcCTTTTAATGCAGCTGTGAAAATTACTGCGTCTATCTGACTTTTCGTAGGTCACACGTGAAAATTGAATCAAGGAATCGAATTGGGATCAGGACCATTGACCACCCAGCTAGATCAAATTACTTGACTAGACAAGAGATGAAATATGAGCAATATAACAACATCGCACGGTCTTTTAATCAATTTGATCATGCATCCGTGAAGTACATAAACATCATAGATCTTCGACGGCGATCTAATCGGACAAATCgttcatcatatatatatatatatatatatatatatatatatatatatatatatcactcCTAAATCAAAATCTATTTTCATTCTTCGTTTCACTTCCCTACGATATTTCCGCTTTGACCCTAATACTAAATGTAGTCATGTGAATtcaatacttatatatatatatatatatatataaatgatacATAAGTAGTGTTCGAATCGAATCAAATGATTCGAATTATTAGTATGTTTTCgttttttatgattcaaattcaaatttcaaatatttggtTCCAATTTCAAGtattcgattaaaaaattgaatgtaaaattttttctcaagtagaatattaatttttggaaaaataaaatacgaataattcaaattattgtatgttttcaaaatattcgattaaaattcgaatattacattcaaaattcaaatattcgattcaaacattaatttttcaattcgaaatttgaatattcaacTCAAATTCGGATATTTGGTTCGAATTTCAagtattcaattcaaaat
This genomic interval carries:
- the LOC103580402 gene encoding protein ERGIC-53 yields the protein MYIVKMKMAAEVRWPVLFYLLIIINYVSASDVHRKFEYKYSFKPPYLAQKDGTVPFWNYGGNVIASSDKVRLAPSLRSQKGAIWTKQPTDFEWWEVDLKFNINGRGRIGADGLAFWYTTQTGNYDGPVFGSSDMWNGLGVFFDSFDNDNKHNNPYIMAIVNDGTKVFDHANDGTTQMAAGCLRDFRNKLFPTQARIEYYKNTLTLMFHNGMTSSPDEFELCFRVENIFLPKNGYFGVSAATGGLADDHDVMHFLTTSLSPPGQIQLDQSRTVTSEEQAKISQEYQDYQKKLDQQKEDYRKEHPDEPRRDKEDFDDWFESDSQRELRQIFTGQSQMFEVLRELHKKLDETIGKQERTLSLISQLQVGGVQTAGGAGQPVQLIDTIRRQEVDAVLSNQNIIMNTAREIKQFVGEVSSKAETILSNQARAPTAQVQPIGYDYQSLISEMRDGLNQVKRDVAQTYNRLNAAPAASCPTGNCLTTTIFIIFIVIQLIILIGYNMYRDSKEAQAKKFY